The following coding sequences are from one Streptomyces sp. NBC_01232 window:
- a CDS encoding HAD family hydrolase, with translation MIKPIELVIFDCDGVLVDTERIAVPLQVALGAELGWPLTEDEVMDRFIGRSSASIHEDIVARVGDETAGIWRELFEERHREAVDAGLSAVDGLPEALDAITLPTCVASSGSHDKMRHTLGRTGLYERFAGRIYSAAEVRRGKPAPDLFLYAAQKMGVDPAACVVIEDSRPGVEAARAAGMRSFGYAGGLTPAGRLEGTDTVVFHEMRELPGLIAGA, from the coding sequence ATGATCAAGCCGATAGAACTCGTGATATTCGACTGCGACGGGGTGCTGGTCGACACCGAACGCATCGCGGTCCCCCTTCAGGTGGCGCTGGGCGCGGAGCTGGGCTGGCCGCTCACCGAGGACGAGGTCATGGACCGGTTCATCGGCCGGTCCAGTGCCTCCATCCACGAGGACATCGTGGCCCGGGTCGGCGACGAAACCGCCGGCATCTGGCGCGAGCTCTTCGAGGAGCGCCACCGTGAGGCGGTGGACGCCGGGTTGTCCGCGGTCGACGGACTGCCCGAGGCTCTCGACGCGATCACCCTGCCGACCTGCGTCGCCTCCAGCGGCTCGCACGACAAGATGCGCCACACCCTCGGCCGCACCGGCCTCTACGAACGCTTCGCGGGCCGCATCTACAGCGCCGCCGAGGTCCGCCGCGGCAAGCCCGCCCCAGACCTGTTCCTGTACGCGGCGCAGAAGATGGGCGTCGACCCGGCGGCGTGCGTGGTGATCGAGGACAGCCGTCCCGGGGTCGAGGCGGCCCGCGCCGCGGGCATGCGGTCCTTCGGCTATGCGGGAGGTCTGACCCCGGCGGGACGGCTCGAAGGCACGGACACCGTCGTCTTCCACGAGATGCGTGAACTGCCCGGTCTCATCGCCGGAGCATGA
- a CDS encoding alkyl/aryl-sulfatase: MENGRGHDASEAVAAAHREARAGDAFANRADFDDATRGFIAALEPCVIRSEDGSVVWDGDAYAFLNGDRPDTVHPSLWRQSCLVALQGLFQVVEGVYQVRGLDLSNMTLVEGDSGVVVIDPLISEETAAAALALYRAHRGDRPVTGVLYTHSHADHFGGVKGVTSRADVDAGRVPVLAPAGFVEHAVGENVYAGTAMARRAGYMYGAGLPKGPRGQVGAGLGQTTSTGRVTLIPPTVDITHTGQEETVDGVRMVFQLTPGTEAPAEFNLLLPDHRALCMAENATHTLHNLLTLRGALVRDPRAWAAYLTESIALFGDKCDVVFASHHWPTWGGERAMAYLAEQRDLYAYLHDQTVRLLNQGYTGTEIAEVLRMPPALETAWHARGYYGSVSHNVKAVYQRYMGWFEGNPALLWQHPPEESARRYVEFMGGAEEVLRRARTSFEQGDYRWVAQVVDHVVFADPSNAQARELQADALEQLGYGAENGTWRNFYLTGAQELRGEPIGTPATAASPDVIAALDLDQLVDSLAVRIDGPRAWHADAVVRFVLPGPDPLTLRLGNGVLTGVRGDNPAAGRPHAVLVLDEPRLRGLLLGAVSPQDLLRDEGVALDGDPAAVAELFAYLDSPDPDFAIVTP; this comes from the coding sequence ATGGAGAACGGCCGCGGACACGACGCCTCCGAAGCGGTCGCCGCCGCCCACCGCGAAGCGCGCGCCGGTGACGCCTTCGCGAACCGCGCCGACTTCGACGACGCCACCCGCGGCTTCATCGCCGCCCTGGAGCCCTGCGTCATCAGGTCCGAGGACGGGAGCGTCGTATGGGACGGCGACGCCTACGCCTTCCTGAACGGGGACCGCCCCGACACCGTCCATCCCAGCCTGTGGCGCCAGAGCTGCCTCGTCGCCCTCCAGGGCCTGTTCCAGGTCGTGGAAGGCGTGTACCAGGTCCGCGGGCTGGACCTGTCGAACATGACTCTCGTCGAGGGTGACAGCGGCGTCGTCGTGATCGACCCCCTGATCAGCGAGGAGACGGCGGCCGCCGCCCTCGCCCTCTACCGCGCCCACCGGGGCGACCGCCCGGTCACGGGCGTCCTGTACACCCACAGCCACGCCGACCACTTCGGCGGCGTCAAGGGGGTCACCTCACGGGCCGACGTCGACGCGGGCCGGGTCCCCGTCCTGGCGCCCGCGGGCTTCGTCGAACACGCGGTCGGCGAGAACGTCTACGCCGGCACGGCCATGGCCCGCCGGGCCGGCTACATGTACGGCGCCGGCCTGCCCAAGGGCCCGCGCGGCCAGGTCGGCGCGGGCCTGGGCCAGACCACCTCCACCGGCCGCGTGACACTGATCCCGCCGACCGTCGACATCACGCACACCGGCCAGGAGGAGACCGTCGACGGCGTGCGCATGGTCTTCCAGCTCACCCCCGGCACCGAGGCCCCGGCGGAGTTCAACCTGCTGCTGCCCGACCACCGGGCACTGTGCATGGCCGAGAACGCCACCCACACCCTCCACAACCTGCTGACCCTGCGCGGCGCGCTCGTCCGCGACCCGCGCGCCTGGGCCGCGTACCTCACCGAGTCCATCGCGCTCTTCGGCGACAAGTGCGACGTGGTCTTCGCCTCCCACCACTGGCCCACCTGGGGCGGCGAGCGGGCCATGGCGTACCTGGCGGAGCAGCGCGACCTCTACGCGTACCTGCACGACCAGACCGTGCGCCTGCTCAACCAGGGATACACCGGGACCGAGATCGCCGAAGTGCTGCGCATGCCGCCGGCGCTGGAGACCGCGTGGCACGCCCGCGGCTACTACGGCTCGGTCAGCCACAACGTCAAGGCCGTCTACCAGCGGTACATGGGCTGGTTCGAGGGAAATCCCGCGCTGCTGTGGCAGCACCCGCCGGAGGAATCGGCGCGCCGCTACGTCGAGTTCATGGGCGGTGCGGAAGAGGTCCTGCGTCGCGCCCGGACCTCGTTCGAGCAGGGCGACTACCGCTGGGTGGCCCAGGTGGTCGACCACGTCGTCTTCGCCGACCCCTCGAACGCGCAGGCCCGGGAGCTCCAGGCCGATGCCCTGGAGCAGCTCGGCTACGGCGCGGAGAACGGCACCTGGCGCAACTTCTACCTCACGGGCGCCCAGGAACTGCGCGGCGAGCCGATCGGGACACCGGCCACCGCCGCGTCGCCCGACGTGATCGCCGCCCTCGACCTGGACCAGCTGGTGGACTCCCTCGCCGTGCGCATCGACGGGCCGCGGGCCTGGCACGCGGACGCCGTCGTACGGTTCGTCCTGCCGGGCCCGGACCCGCTGACGCTGCGCCTCGGCAACGGCGTACTGACCGGCGTCCGTGGGGACAATCCCGCGGCCGGCCGCCCGCACGCGGTCCTCGTCCTCGACGAACCGCGTCTGCGGGGGCTGCTGCTCGGCGCCGTGTCCCCGCAGGACCTGCTGCGGGACGAGGGGGTGGCCCTCGACGGCGACCCCGCGGCGGTCGCCGAACTCTTCGCGTACCTCGACTCCCCCGACCCGGACTTCGCCATCGTCACCCCCTGA
- a CDS encoding dienelactone hydrolase family protein, with protein sequence MADHDLSGFEKSAFTHDGVTRRILCRGTGPAVIIMAEIPGITPKVLEFAERVAASGCTAVLPVLFGDPGRDPDPAAVGWPSAGRYMASTLWQVCVSREFTLLATGRSSRVVRWLRALAAAEHERCGGPGVGAVGMCLTGGFALAMATDERLVAPVLSQPSLPLACTAGRAGAIDISPEDLAVVRGRCERDGLQVLGLRFRGDRLVPGDRFAYLRRELGEAFVAVELDDAAANPQSALAPHSVLTEHLIDEPGQPTRQALDTVLDLFRARLLGERPAPAV encoded by the coding sequence GTGGCGGACCACGACCTGAGCGGGTTCGAGAAGAGCGCGTTCACCCATGACGGTGTCACACGCCGGATCCTGTGCCGGGGCACCGGCCCCGCGGTGATCATCATGGCGGAGATCCCGGGCATCACGCCCAAGGTCCTCGAGTTCGCCGAGCGCGTCGCCGCGTCCGGCTGCACGGCCGTTCTCCCGGTGCTCTTCGGTGATCCGGGCAGGGATCCCGATCCCGCCGCCGTCGGCTGGCCGAGCGCCGGCCGCTACATGGCCTCGACGCTGTGGCAGGTGTGCGTGAGCCGAGAGTTCACATTGCTGGCGACAGGGCGCAGTTCGCGCGTCGTACGGTGGCTGCGCGCGCTCGCCGCCGCCGAACACGAACGCTGTGGAGGCCCCGGGGTGGGGGCCGTCGGCATGTGCCTGACCGGCGGATTCGCCCTGGCCATGGCCACGGACGAGCGTCTCGTGGCGCCGGTGCTCTCCCAGCCGTCGCTCCCGCTCGCCTGCACCGCCGGCCGCGCGGGCGCCATCGACATCAGCCCCGAGGACCTCGCGGTCGTCCGCGGACGCTGCGAGCGCGACGGGCTCCAGGTCCTGGGGCTGCGCTTCCGGGGCGACCGGCTGGTGCCCGGTGACCGGTTCGCGTACCTGCGGCGCGAGCTCGGAGAGGCGTTCGTAGCCGTCGAGCTGGACGACGCCGCGGCGAACCCGCAGAGCGCCCTCGCGCCCCACTCCGTCCTGACGGAGCACCTCATCGACGAGCCCGGACAGCCCACGCGGCAGGCGCTCGACACGGTCCTCGACCTCTTCCGTGCGCGGTTGCTGGGGGAGCGCCCGGCACCCGCCGTGTGA